In Nostoc sp. GT001, a genomic segment contains:
- a CDS encoding ATP-binding sensor histidine kinase has protein sequence MLVESDKVFPILGYRIIKQLYSGKKTLVYRAIREKDRQSVILKLMRNEDPNFAEINQFHNQYTITQNLEIPGIVKPINLEKYHNRYVIVMEDFGGIALNLWQQEEQKKGNNSVSLSEFFDIALEISATLEQLHHYRIIHKDIKPANILIHPITGKTKIIDFSIATLLPKEIQFLTNPNVLEGTLAYISPEQTGRMNRGIDYRTDFYSLGITFFELLTGQLPFSTTEPMELVYSHIAKEPPKASHINSNIPTILSDIISKLMAKNAEDRYQSAHGLRYDLERCQNQWQETGNITAFELGIRDISNHFAIPEKLYGRQREIEILLTTFDRVTKGSTEMILVSGYSGIGKTAVVNEVHKPIARQRSYFIKGKFDQFQRDIPLSGLVQALRDLISQILSETDAQIQQWKTKILSALSTQSQVIINVIPELEIIIGKQPPSAELAGSAAQNRFNLLFQRFIQVFTTKDHPLVIFLDDLQWADTASLKFIQLLMDGNSSSLAKDKENIYESQGSLLLISAYRDNEVSNLHPLHLTLQEIAKAGAVINTIKLSPLSQIDLNQMIADTLRCPETIAVPLTQMVFFKTKGNPFFASQFIKLLYDDGLIELDFDAGHWKYDITKIKTLSLTDDVVEFMGIQIGKLPQNVQNVLKISACIGNEFDLKTLSLVNEKSLIDTASDLWQALLEGLIIPQKDGYNFTPENDRQLLSFSTRESENLSLTNAQLPKYKFVHDRVQQAAYSLIPKDQIKQIHLKIGLLLLNNTTVAEREENIFELVNHFNIAAEFVTHQAKRNELAEMSLMAGRKALVSTAYSSALKYLTIGIELLADDSWDTKYDLTLALYNTATEAAYLSGDFEDTEKFVQVVLLKAKTSLDKVKAYEVKIQSYGAQGKELEAVHIAKTFLKTLGVEFPTNPSQSDIQLAIETTSAKLANRSIQDLIELPEITEAQPLIIMRILSSSIGLAYTVAPELLLFIILKQINLSIKFGNSPLSAFAYVMYGVMLCGVIGDIDSGYKFGKLADSLLPNFKTKEVTGKVMETFNHLVRHWKEHLKQTLKPLLESYTTNLEVGDMEFAAYALYGYSQHAYFTGHELIKLEQDIEVYSKTIRQIKQERVFYWNEIFRQTILNLLGDVQNPQSLIGTAYDEEKMLPLHLKAKDGVALFFLYFCKLQVCYLLADYSPALKNTVMAEKYLYAGVGMFVTAQFYFYDSLTHLAVYADFDEFEQKEILHRVTENQKKMQNWGDQAPMNHLHKFYLVEAERHRVLGQYLEAIDNYEKAISLAKENDYINEEALACELAAIFYLKWGKQRIAQFYLTDAYYCYVRWGALAKVYDLQKRYSELLLPMIQQEETSYSCSEKNLPELSLHLSTLSNKSTLITNETVIGSNTSISDMLDLGTVIKASQAVSGEIELEALLSTLMEVVMENAGASKCVLILSEVNNLDLTVAAISPGSTFRDTHTEFLSIPLESSDCVPISLINYVKRTQEILVIDDIKAKASFAVDRYINREEPKSILCIPMLNQGKLLGLIYLENNLTTGAFTRDRLEVLKLLTIQAAISLENAILYNNLAEANEQLEKYSHILEERVVVRTAELNEKNQHLQEALEELQSTQSKLIQSEKMSSLGQMVAGIAHEINNPINFIHGNITHASDYVQQLLDLINIYQQQYPHPSAIVEQKIEEMDVEFLTEDLPRVLDSMKVGSSRIRNIILSLRNFSRLDESEMKPVNIHEGIDSTLMILQHRLKEKSDRLEIEVFKEYAQLPDVLCYAGQLNQVFMNILSNAIDALEDYNNGEDSPRKNPQIRIRTELGEVNTLKIRIADNGYGMTAQVQQKIFDPFFTTKAVGSGTGLGLSISYQVVVDKHKGQLSCESTLGEGTEFVIEIPLQQ, from the coding sequence ATGTTAGTAGAATCAGATAAAGTATTTCCTATACTTGGCTATCGCATTATTAAGCAACTATATTCAGGTAAAAAAACCTTAGTTTATCGAGCTATCAGAGAAAAAGATCGGCAATCAGTTATTTTAAAACTGATGCGTAATGAAGATCCTAACTTTGCTGAAATTAATCAGTTTCACAATCAATACACCATTACCCAAAACCTTGAAATCCCAGGCATAGTCAAGCCAATAAACCTAGAAAAATATCACAATAGATATGTGATAGTAATGGAAGATTTTGGTGGCATTGCCCTTAATCTCTGGCAGCAAGAAGAGCAGAAAAAAGGAAATAATTCTGTTTCATTGAGTGAGTTTTTCGATATTGCACTTGAAATTAGTGCAACTTTAGAACAGTTACATCACTATCGCATAATTCACAAAGATATCAAACCCGCTAACATTTTAATTCATCCGATAACAGGTAAGACTAAAATCATCGATTTTAGCATTGCGACTCTATTACCAAAAGAAATTCAATTTCTCACAAATCCCAACGTCCTAGAAGGTACTCTAGCTTATATTTCCCCTGAACAAACAGGACGCATGAATCGAGGGATAGACTACCGTACCGACTTTTATTCCTTGGGTATCACCTTCTTTGAACTCCTGACAGGGCAGTTACCATTTAGTACTACTGAACCGATGGAGTTAGTCTACTCTCACATTGCCAAAGAACCGCCAAAAGCCAGTCATATTAACTCCAATATTCCTACAATTTTATCTGATATTATCAGCAAGCTGATGGCAAAAAATGCCGAAGATCGATATCAGAGCGCTCATGGACTCAGGTATGACTTGGAGAGATGTCAAAACCAATGGCAAGAGACAGGAAATATTACAGCCTTTGAATTAGGAATTCGGGATATCTCAAATCATTTTGCCATTCCTGAAAAACTTTATGGTCGTCAAAGAGAGATTGAAATTCTCCTCACTACTTTTGACCGGGTGACAAAGGGAAGCACGGAAATGATTTTAGTCTCTGGTTACTCAGGGATTGGTAAAACTGCTGTGGTTAATGAAGTCCACAAACCCATTGCCAGACAGCGTAGTTACTTCATCAAAGGAAAATTTGACCAATTCCAACGTGACATCCCGTTGTCAGGATTGGTGCAAGCTTTGCGAGATTTAATTAGTCAAATACTTTCCGAAACAGACGCCCAAATTCAACAGTGGAAAACCAAAATTTTATCGGCATTGAGTACGCAATCTCAGGTAATCATTAATGTAATTCCTGAACTTGAAATAATTATTGGCAAACAACCTCCATCTGCTGAACTTGCTGGTAGCGCTGCTCAAAATCGCTTTAATTTATTGTTCCAGAGATTTATCCAGGTCTTCACTACTAAAGATCATCCTCTGGTTATTTTTCTAGATGATTTGCAATGGGCAGATACGGCTTCCTTGAAGTTTATTCAATTATTAATGGATGGAAATTCTTCTTCCCTTGCTAAAGATAAAGAGAATATATATGAAAGTCAAGGGAGCTTGCTACTAATTAGTGCCTATAGGGATAATGAAGTGTCAAATCTACATCCGCTACATTTGACACTACAAGAAATTGCCAAAGCAGGAGCAGTAATTAATACAATTAAACTCTCACCTTTAAGTCAGATTGATTTAAATCAGATGATTGCTGATACACTACGTTGTCCAGAAACCATTGCTGTACCTCTGACTCAAATGGTGTTTTTCAAAACGAAAGGGAACCCATTTTTTGCATCCCAATTTATCAAACTATTATATGATGATGGACTAATTGAATTAGATTTTGATGCAGGTCATTGGAAGTACGATATTACCAAAATTAAAACCTTATCTCTTACAGATGATGTTGTAGAGTTTATGGGCATACAAATAGGAAAATTGCCCCAAAATGTACAAAATGTCTTGAAAATATCTGCATGTATTGGTAATGAGTTTGACTTAAAAACATTATCACTTGTTAATGAAAAATCTTTAATAGATACTGCATCTGACTTATGGCAAGCATTACTTGAAGGACTGATTATACCTCAGAAAGATGGTTATAATTTTACACCAGAAAATGACAGACAACTATTAAGCTTTTCAACTAGAGAATCGGAAAATTTATCACTTACTAATGCCCAACTACCAAAATATAAATTCGTACATGACAGAGTTCAGCAAGCAGCCTATTCTCTAATTCCCAAAGACCAAATCAAGCAAATACACTTAAAAATTGGACTGCTTCTCTTGAACAACACAACAGTTGCCGAACGGGAAGAAAATATTTTTGAGCTTGTCAATCATTTCAATATTGCAGCCGAATTTGTTACCCATCAAGCTAAACGTAATGAGTTAGCTGAAATGAGTCTGATGGCTGGACGTAAAGCTTTAGTATCAACAGCTTATTCATCGGCACTGAAGTATTTAACTATTGGAATTGAGCTACTAGCAGATGATAGTTGGGATACTAAATACGATCTTACCTTAGCTTTGTATAATACGGCAACAGAAGCGGCATATCTCAGTGGTGACTTTGAAGATACAGAAAAATTTGTCCAGGTTGTGTTGCTAAAAGCGAAAACTTCACTAGATAAAGTGAAAGCTTATGAAGTTAAAATACAGTCTTATGGCGCACAAGGAAAAGAACTAGAAGCTGTCCATATTGCAAAAACATTTTTGAAAACTTTAGGAGTAGAGTTCCCTACAAATCCTAGCCAATCAGATATTCAGTTAGCAATAGAGACAACATCTGCAAAGTTGGCTAATAGGTCTATTCAAGACTTAATTGAACTGCCGGAAATTACAGAAGCGCAACCACTGATAATCATGCGTATTCTATCTAGTTCAATTGGTCTTGCTTATACAGTTGCGCCGGAATTATTACTGTTTATTATTCTGAAACAGATCAATTTATCGATCAAATTTGGTAATTCTCCTTTGTCTGCTTTTGCGTATGTGATGTATGGAGTAATGTTGTGTGGGGTAATAGGAGATATTGATTCTGGATATAAATTTGGGAAACTAGCTGATAGTTTGTTGCCTAATTTTAAAACAAAAGAAGTAACTGGCAAGGTTATGGAAACATTTAATCACCTTGTCAGACATTGGAAAGAGCATCTAAAGCAAACATTGAAACCCTTACTTGAGTCTTATACGACTAATCTCGAAGTAGGAGATATGGAATTTGCAGCTTATGCTCTTTATGGTTACTCTCAACATGCATACTTCACAGGTCATGAACTAATAAAACTTGAACAAGATATAGAAGTATATAGCAAGACCATTAGGCAAATAAAGCAAGAAAGAGTATTTTATTGGAATGAAATATTTCGGCAAACAATCTTGAATCTGCTAGGAGATGTTCAAAATCCGCAGAGTTTAATTGGTACAGCTTATGATGAAGAGAAAATGCTACCACTTCATCTGAAAGCTAAAGATGGAGTCGCACTGTTTTTCCTATATTTCTGCAAACTTCAGGTATGTTATCTGTTGGCTGATTACTCTCCAGCTCTTAAAAATACTGTCATGGCAGAAAAGTACTTATATGCTGGTGTCGGCATGTTTGTTACTGCTCAATTTTATTTCTATGATTCATTAACGCATCTAGCAGTATATGCTGATTTCGATGAATTTGAACAAAAAGAAATCCTGCATAGAGTGACAGAAAATCAGAAAAAAATGCAAAATTGGGGAGATCAGGCTCCCATGAACCACTTACATAAATTTTATTTAGTAGAGGCAGAACGGCATCGAGTTCTTGGTCAATATCTTGAAGCGATAGATAATTATGAGAAAGCTATTTCTCTTGCCAAAGAAAATGATTACATTAACGAAGAAGCTCTTGCTTGCGAATTAGCAGCTATATTTTATCTCAAATGGGGTAAACAAAGAATTGCCCAATTCTATCTCACTGATGCCTACTATTGCTATGTTCGTTGGGGAGCATTAGCGAAAGTTTACGACTTGCAAAAACGCTATTCCGAATTACTTCTGCCGATGATTCAGCAAGAAGAAACTAGCTATTCTTGCAGTGAAAAAAATCTACCTGAACTGAGTCTACACCTATCTACACTGAGCAATAAATCTACTCTGATTACGAATGAAACTGTGATTGGCTCCAACACTAGTATTTCAGATATGTTAGATTTGGGAACTGTGATTAAAGCTTCTCAAGCAGTGTCTGGAGAGATTGAACTGGAGGCACTTCTTTCTACGTTAATGGAAGTTGTCATGGAAAATGCAGGGGCTTCAAAATGTGTGCTGATATTGAGTGAAGTTAATAACTTAGACTTAACTGTTGCCGCAATTAGTCCTGGTTCTACTTTTAGAGATACTCACACAGAGTTTTTATCTATTCCTTTAGAATCTAGTGATTGTGTTCCTATCTCTTTGATTAATTATGTCAAACGAACCCAAGAAATATTAGTAATTGATGACATTAAAGCGAAAGCTTCTTTTGCAGTAGATCGTTATATTAACCGTGAGGAGCCAAAGAGCATATTATGTATTCCGATGCTTAACCAGGGCAAATTGCTGGGACTGATTTATCTAGAAAATAATTTAACGACAGGAGCATTTACACGCGATCGCTTAGAAGTTCTCAAGCTCTTAACTATCCAAGCTGCAATCTCTTTAGAAAATGCCATTCTCTACAATAATTTGGCTGAAGCGAATGAGCAATTGGAGAAGTACAGTCATATATTAGAGGAAAGGGTGGTAGTAAGAACAGCAGAACTTAACGAAAAAAATCAGCATTTGCAAGAAGCCCTAGAAGAATTACAAAGTACCCAAAGTAAATTAATCCAAAGCGAAAAAATGTCTTCATTAGGGCAAATGGTGGCGGGAATTGCCCATGAAATTAATAACCCTATCAATTTTATTCATGGTAATATTACTCACGCTAGTGACTATGTTCAACAATTGCTAGATTTGATTAATATCTATCAGCAACAATATCCCCATCCCTCAGCAATAGTGGAGCAAAAAATCGAGGAAATGGATGTAGAATTCCTGACAGAAGACCTCCCAAGGGTTCTCGACTCGATGAAGGTGGGAAGTTCTCGTATCCGAAACATTATTCTGAGCTTACGTAACTTCTCTCGTCTAGATGAATCGGAAATGAAGCCTGTCAATATCCATGAAGGTATCGATAGTACTCTAATGATTTTGCAGCACCGACTCAAGGAAAAGAGCGATCGCTTAGAGATTGAGGTCTTTAAAGAATACGCACAACTGCCGGATGTTCTTTGCTATGCTGGTCAACTCAACCAAGTGTTTATGAATATTTTAAGTAATGCGATCGATGCTTTAGAGGATTACAACAATGGAGAAGATTCTCCAAGGAAAAATCCTCAGATTCGTATTCGTACTGAATTAGGAGAAGTAAACACGTTGAAGATTCGGATTGCTGATAACGGTTATGGGATGACTGCACAGGTGCAGCAGAAAATATTTGATCCATTTTTTACCACTAAGGCAGTAGGAAGTGGTACGGGGTTGGGGTTATCAATTAGCTATCAAGTGGTAGTAGACAAACACAAGGGTCAGTTAAGCTGTGAATCCACTCTGGGAGAGGGGACTGAGTTTGTGATTGAGATTCCACTGCAACAATAA
- a CDS encoding NAD(P)/FAD-dependent oxidoreductase, whose translation MTVKQVCVIGAGVSGLVSAKTFIEEGYEVTLFEKRQGLGGVWERSRAYPGLSIQNPRDTYAFSDFPMPASYPEWPSGEQICAYLESYAQHFGVTEKIQFGANVTKVERKSGNTLGWVVSVSFQENGQEIGKQNYEFDFVIVCNGTYDIPYIPNLPGMEEFIAAGGQVIHTNNFNDGSIIEGKRVVVVGFGKSATDLANLAASKAKECTLVFRQALWKVPNFFLGLLNIKYIFLTRFAETWMPYHKLQGWEKWLHSFGKPLVWAFWRLNETLLRLQFPLDACGMVPKQPMNKLIGCSIGLVPKGFFEHVRAGKIRAVKTKINKFFASGVELDNGEQIQADVVVFGTGFLQDIPFLEEKYRRHVFDEEGTIHLYRHLIHPHVPQMGFVGYNYTFCAQLSAEIGARWLSEYAKENLPLPSPQQMLEDVTVELEWRKKDRPYAFVSGACVTPFTFHYIDELLQDMGLSSRRQAGNLVGEFLMPIDPSAYKHLGKELQAKQKQHPSLNDLAIASGGAMPIAANVEVTSVR comes from the coding sequence ATGACGGTGAAACAAGTATGTGTGATTGGGGCTGGAGTCAGCGGATTAGTCTCAGCGAAGACGTTTATTGAAGAAGGTTACGAAGTGACATTGTTCGAGAAACGGCAGGGACTTGGTGGTGTGTGGGAAAGATCGAGGGCTTACCCAGGACTGTCAATTCAAAATCCCAGAGACACCTATGCTTTCTCAGACTTTCCTATGCCTGCCTCTTATCCCGAATGGCCTTCAGGAGAGCAAATATGCGCTTACCTTGAATCCTATGCCCAACACTTTGGTGTCACAGAAAAAATTCAGTTCGGTGCGAATGTCACCAAAGTGGAGCGCAAATCAGGAAATACTCTTGGATGGGTAGTTAGTGTCAGCTTTCAAGAAAATGGTCAGGAGATCGGAAAACAAAATTACGAGTTCGACTTTGTAATTGTGTGCAATGGCACTTATGATATTCCCTACATTCCTAACTTGCCGGGGATGGAAGAGTTCATTGCCGCCGGAGGGCAGGTAATACATACTAACAACTTTAATGACGGCTCTATAATTGAGGGCAAGCGAGTGGTTGTTGTCGGTTTTGGCAAGTCAGCCACCGATTTAGCGAATCTCGCAGCTAGCAAGGCCAAGGAATGTACCCTTGTGTTCCGTCAAGCGCTGTGGAAAGTTCCCAACTTCTTTCTCGGTCTGTTGAACATCAAGTATATTTTCCTGACTCGGTTTGCAGAAACTTGGATGCCCTACCATAAACTTCAAGGATGGGAAAAGTGGCTGCATAGTTTTGGCAAGCCACTAGTGTGGGCATTCTGGCGGCTAAATGAGACTCTCCTACGCTTACAGTTTCCCCTTGATGCTTGTGGGATGGTGCCCAAACAACCGATGAACAAATTGATTGGTTGTAGTATTGGCTTAGTACCTAAAGGCTTTTTTGAGCATGTACGCGCGGGTAAAATTCGTGCTGTGAAGACAAAGATCAACAAGTTTTTTGCTAGTGGCGTGGAATTGGATAACGGCGAACAAATACAGGCAGATGTTGTTGTCTTTGGCACAGGTTTTCTTCAGGATATCCCCTTTTTAGAAGAGAAGTACCGCAGACACGTATTTGATGAAGAAGGCACTATCCATCTTTACCGCCATCTCATTCACCCTCATGTTCCCCAAATGGGTTTTGTTGGTTATAACTATACTTTTTGTGCCCAGTTATCAGCAGAAATTGGTGCTAGGTGGTTATCAGAGTATGCCAAAGAAAATTTACCTTTACCATCCCCGCAACAGATGCTAGAGGATGTAACAGTAGAGTTGGAATGGAGGAAGAAAGATAGACCTTATGCTTTCGTCAGTGGAGCATGTGTAACTCCTTTTACATTCCATTACATTGATGAGTTGCTTCAAGATATGGGTTTGAGTAGCCGCCGTCAAGCAGGGAACTTGGTTGGGGAGTTTTTGATGCCAATAGATCCATCTGCTTACAAGCATTTGGGTAAGGAATTACAAGCAAAACAAAAACAACATCCATCTCTCAATGATTTGGCGATCGCCTCCGGCGGGGCTATGCCCATCGCGGCAAATGTAGAGGTAACAAGCGTTCGTTGA
- a CDS encoding ABC transporter ATP-binding protein translates to MQIIEISPFQAFRRSVVTVIQVVPKELRYVTILTLMGGAGSAIAIWLNKTIIDEITRLLSTGTTQNAIALILSQPLLLYSIAGSLLVNLVSDAIANINPFVYTSLRDRISGFVQGQVIEKVATFEDIALFETPDLLNLVQLTEKGVQRLPELCMRLVTILEGVFIFIPAILLLVSLAWWVPLILFSCVTPVMYVQMKYRKQVWGVERTQASVLREMNLYKTVLTGETYAKEIRLFSLQTLLLERWHGLYRTIFRAMQQIRRRGTTGVIGWSLLSGFGLALPYVYVVQGVIGGTHTLGDLALYTGVILEVHRSLENLMSGGSELYNIALATTPIFQLLELEPQLSGSQSKSVTNVSGKVRESAVNNRKFQKNGNNSSDYRQALSDVNATEYEASQTGIDIKNLSFTYPNSNQPILKNINLTIHPNEMIVLVGENGAGKTTLAKLLCRLYDPSQGAIIWNGQDLRSLPLEQLRSRIDVVMQDYARFPTTVRENVAFGDLPKMQDDAAITEAIAEAGLAKVIQNLDQGLETLLGKQLEGGIDLSGGQWQRLAIARALLRLSPAELVILDEPTANLDPKTEHEIYNILRNLAKGRIAVVVSHRLALAKLADRVVVLEHGQIIEVGTHDELMALGGQYHLMFCRQASSYN, encoded by the coding sequence ATGCAAATAATTGAAATTTCTCCATTCCAAGCATTTCGCCGGAGTGTAGTAACAGTGATACAGGTAGTTCCAAAGGAGCTACGCTATGTAACAATACTGACATTAATGGGTGGTGCAGGCTCAGCGATCGCCATTTGGCTCAACAAAACGATCATTGATGAAATTACCCGCTTATTGAGTACAGGGACAACGCAGAATGCCATCGCCCTGATACTTTCGCAACCGCTGCTACTGTACAGTATTGCAGGTTCACTGTTGGTAAATTTGGTCAGTGATGCGATCGCTAACATCAATCCCTTTGTATATACTTCACTGCGCGACCGCATTTCCGGTTTTGTCCAAGGACAAGTAATTGAGAAGGTTGCCACTTTTGAAGATATTGCCCTGTTTGAAACACCCGATTTGCTCAATTTGGTGCAGTTGACCGAAAAGGGAGTGCAACGGCTTCCAGAGCTTTGTATGAGGCTTGTGACGATCTTAGAGGGAGTTTTTATCTTCATTCCAGCCATACTGCTTTTGGTGTCTCTTGCTTGGTGGGTACCGCTAATTTTGTTTAGCTGCGTTACCCCTGTGATGTATGTGCAGATGAAATACCGTAAGCAAGTTTGGGGAGTAGAAAGAACCCAAGCGAGTGTTCTTCGTGAAATGAACTTATATAAAACGGTTTTAACCGGAGAGACATACGCCAAAGAAATACGCTTATTTAGCTTGCAAACCTTATTATTAGAACGCTGGCACGGGCTTTACCGGACTATTTTTCGGGCAATGCAACAAATCCGCCGTCGGGGGACAACAGGCGTTATTGGCTGGTCTTTATTGAGTGGTTTTGGTTTGGCGTTGCCATACGTATACGTAGTCCAGGGAGTGATCGGTGGAACCCATACTTTGGGGGATTTGGCGCTTTACACTGGGGTAATTTTGGAAGTGCATCGGAGTTTGGAGAATCTGATGTCTGGCGGGTCAGAGTTGTATAATATTGCACTGGCAACAACACCTATTTTCCAGCTTTTGGAGTTAGAGCCACAGTTGTCCGGTTCTCAATCAAAGTCAGTAACAAATGTATCAGGAAAAGTCAGGGAATCGGCTGTTAACAATCGGAAATTTCAAAAAAATGGGAATAATTCATCTGATTATCGGCAAGCTTTATCAGATGTAAATGCAACTGAGTATGAAGCATCGCAAACAGGTATTGACATCAAAAATCTATCCTTTACCTATCCCAATAGCAATCAGCCAATTCTGAAAAACATCAACCTGACGATTCACCCCAACGAGATGATTGTACTTGTGGGTGAGAATGGTGCTGGCAAGACTACATTAGCAAAGCTATTATGTCGCCTTTACGATCCTAGCCAAGGTGCGATTATTTGGAATGGGCAAGATTTACGATCGCTCCCATTAGAACAATTGCGATCGCGGATTGATGTAGTCATGCAAGATTACGCTCGTTTTCCGACTACCGTGCGCGAGAATGTTGCCTTTGGGGATTTGCCTAAAATGCAGGATGACGCCGCCATCACGGAAGCGATCGCTGAGGCTGGTTTGGCTAAAGTAATTCAAAATCTCGATCAAGGCTTAGAAACCCTGTTAGGGAAACAGCTAGAAGGAGGTATCGATCTATCAGGGGGACAATGGCAAAGATTAGCGATCGCTCGTGCTTTGCTGCGACTCTCTCCGGCTGAATTAGTCATCCTTGATGAACCAACGGCGAACCTCGATCCGAAAACAGAACATGAGATTTACAATATTTTGCGTAACTTAGCGAAGGGTAGAATAGCCGTTGTAGTTAGCCATCGCCTCGCTTTGGCAAAACTAGCAGATCGAGTAGTAGTACTAGAACATGGTCAAATTATCGAAGTAGGCACTCATGACGAACTCATGGCACTAGGCGGACAGTATCACTTGATGTTTTGTCGTCAAGCTAGTAGTTACAACTGA
- a CDS encoding tryptophan halogenase family protein — protein MVVQLGWMTAAYLSKALDKNINITLVESSNITKIGVGEATFSTIKVFFDFLGLQEYEWMPKCNATYKMAIKFVNWNAKGQHFYHPFQRYEVIDGFDISEWWLKMKKDQEAFDYACFLIPWLCDHKLSPKYLDGKVFDRKVQNEFSQDRIVKKNILDKLKIQYPYAYHFDANLLARFMKDYAMERGVKQIVDDVVDIKLTEDGSIDSLTTQEHGILSGDLFIDCTGFRGLLINKALGEPFISYSDSLLCDHAIAMQIPTDIKKDGINPYTTSTALSSGWVWNIPLYGRNGTGYVYSSAFISAEDAEQELRQHLGVVADNRQASHIQMRIGRNRNSWVKNCVAIGLSSGFVEPLESTGIFFIQHGIEELVNHFPSKSFNQELIHSYNKVVADCIDGVREFLTLHYYASDRTDTEFWKATKNNIKVPEELQEKLRLWKNRLPSNKTINPKYHGFESYSYSVMLLGLNYMPESSLPILEHIGNDNAEAAFLEIRERANYLTSTLPSQYEYLTHVMKSQEQSEYLSVVSDRSHQIPALIS, from the coding sequence GTGGTGGTTCAGCTAGGTTGGATGACGGCAGCTTATTTGAGTAAAGCACTAGATAAAAATATTAATATTACTCTAGTGGAATCATCTAATATCACCAAAATTGGAGTTGGAGAAGCAACTTTTAGTACCATCAAAGTATTCTTTGATTTTCTTGGGCTACAAGAATATGAATGGATGCCAAAGTGTAATGCCACATATAAAATGGCAATTAAGTTTGTCAACTGGAATGCGAAGGGGCAACACTTCTACCATCCCTTCCAGAGATATGAGGTAATTGATGGCTTTGATATCTCGGAATGGTGGCTGAAAATGAAGAAAGATCAAGAAGCATTTGATTATGCTTGCTTTCTAATTCCTTGGCTGTGCGACCATAAACTGTCGCCAAAGTATTTAGATGGTAAGGTCTTTGATCGCAAAGTTCAAAATGAATTTTCTCAAGATCGTATTGTCAAGAAAAATATCCTGGATAAGTTAAAGATTCAGTACCCCTATGCCTATCATTTTGATGCAAATCTACTCGCAAGATTCATGAAAGATTATGCAATGGAAAGGGGAGTGAAGCAAATTGTTGATGATGTGGTAGATATTAAGTTAACAGAGGATGGGAGCATAGATAGTCTCACAACCCAAGAGCATGGTATTCTCAGTGGCGATCTTTTTATTGACTGTACTGGTTTCCGTGGTCTTTTAATCAACAAAGCCCTTGGTGAGCCATTTATTTCTTATTCAGATTCCCTATTGTGCGATCATGCGATCGCCATGCAGATACCAACTGATATCAAAAAAGATGGTATCAACCCTTACACTACCTCAACTGCACTTTCCTCTGGTTGGGTCTGGAATATACCTTTGTATGGCAGAAATGGTACTGGGTATGTTTATTCGAGTGCATTCATTTCTGCTGAGGACGCAGAACAGGAATTACGCCAGCATTTGGGAGTTGTTGCTGATAATCGTCAAGCCTCTCATATCCAGATGCGGATTGGACGTAACAGAAACTCATGGGTGAAAAACTGTGTAGCAATTGGTCTTTCCAGTGGATTTGTGGAACCGCTAGAATCTACTGGCATCTTCTTCATTCAACATGGAATTGAAGAGTTAGTTAACCACTTTCCCAGCAAATCTTTCAATCAAGAGCTAATTCACAGCTATAACAAAGTTGTCGCTGACTGCATAGATGGTGTGCGAGAATTTTTGACACTTCATTACTATGCTAGCGATCGCACCGACACAGAATTCTGGAAAGCAACTAAGAACAATATCAAAGTTCCAGAAGAACTACAGGAAAAATTACGATTATGGAAAAATAGACTGCCAAGCAACAAGACTATCAACCCGAAATACCACGGCTTCGAGTCTTACTCTTATTCGGTAATGTTGCTGGGGCTAAATTACATGCCTGAAAGCAGTCTTCCCATTTTAGAACATATCGGAAATGACAACGCTGAGGCTGCATTTTTGGAAATTAGGGAAAGAGCCAATTACCTAACTTCAACTTTACCGTCTCAGTATGAATACTTAACTCATGTGATGAAGTCACAAGAACAGTCAGAGTATCTGAGTGTGGTTAGCGATCGCTCACATCAGATTCCTGCACTAATTTCATAA